The Vicia villosa cultivar HV-30 ecotype Madison, WI linkage group LG1, Vvil1.0, whole genome shotgun sequence genome includes a region encoding these proteins:
- the LOC131634437 gene encoding agmatine deiminase-like — translation MMHLEDTPSSLGFHMPAEWEPHTQCWMGWPERADNWRDNAVHAQRVFVRVASAISRFERVTVCACSAQWENARSQLPEHIRVIEICSNDSWFRDIGPTFVVKRGTPESGDTEHRIAGIDWSFNSWGGVEDGCYSDWSLDTYVAKKILDVERIPRFSHSMVLEGGSIHVDGEGTCLTTEECLLNKNRNPHLSKSQIEDELKAYLGIRKVIWLPRGLYGDDDTNGHIDNICCFARPGVVLLSWTDDKTDPQYEISEEAYVFLSSVTDANGRKLEIIKLHVPDPLYMTEKEAAGVFQDDCAKPRLPGTRLAASYVNFYIANGAIVVPKFGDKKWDDEAIRVLSKTFPHHEVVGIEGSREIVLSGGNIHCITQQQPAI, via the exons ATGATGCATCTCGAAGATACTCCTTCCTCTCTTGGATTTCACATGCCTGCAGAATGGGAACCCCATACGCAGTGTTGGATGGGTTGGCCT GAACGCGCTGATAATTGGCGTGACAACGCCGTTCATGCTCAACGTGTGTTTGTTAGGGTGGCGTCCGCGATCTCCAGATTCGAGAGAGTAACCGTTTGCGCTTGTTCCGCTCAA TGGGAGAATGCTCGGAGTCAGTTACCAGAGCATATCAGAGTCATTGAGATTTGCTCTAATGATTCTTGGTTTCGTGACATTGGACCTACT tttgttGTGAAAAGAGGAACGCCGGAATCTGGTGATACGGAACATAGGATTGCGGGGATTGATTGGAGTTTTAATAGTTGGGGAG GTGTAGAAGATGGATGTTACAGTGATTGGAGTCTTGATACCTATGTTGCTAAGAAG ATTTTGGATGTTGAGAGAATTCCTAGGTTTTCGCATTCTATGGTGCTTGAAGGCGGAAGCATCCATGTGGATGGAGAAG GAACATGTCTTACCACAGAAGAGTGTCTATTGAACAAGAACAGGAATCCTCATTTGAGTAAGAGCCAAATAGAGGATGAACTTAAGGCATATCTTGGAATCAGGAAGGTTATATGGTTGCCTCGTGGATTATATG GAGATGACGATACAAATGGTCATATTGATAACATCTGCTGTTTTGCGAGGCCCGGTGTGGTTCTGCTATCTTGGACTGATGATAAAACTGATCCTCAGTATGAAATATCTGAAGAAGCATATGTTTTCCTTTCAAGTGTAACAGATGCTAATGGTAGAAAATTGGAAATCATTAAACTCCATGTCCCGGATCCACTATACATGACGGAGAAAGAGGCTGCGGGGGTTTTCCAG GATGACTGCGCCAAGCCAAGACTTCCCGGTACTAGGCTTGCTGCTTCATATGTAAACTTTTACATTGCAAATGGTGCTATTGTTGTTCCAAAATTTGGAGATAAAAAGTGGGATGATGAAGCTATCAGAGTTCTGTCTAAGACGTTTCCTCATCATGAA GTTGTGGGAATTGAAGGTTCCAGGGAGATTGTATTGTCAGGTGGAAATATACATTGCATCACTCAGCAACAACCAGCCATTTAG